One window from the genome of Plasmodium reichenowi strain SY57 chromosome 8, whole genome shotgun sequence encodes:
- a CDS encoding sporozoite surface protein 3, putative codes for MSNMLLYIFFLIFFSFYNPVKGEGYICDFSSEKYNIYFDEQKDDVICYHEIYEGDSIGIIIPRYKEGNENIYIKTNCFNEVSLESSGNNALSIYDIFNDDEITLYDQDSIFYTEYISSILHIKKVKKNTYLHCVFESKDVNGLTTHKGIAKITIKNVKRNDNKRLINNDVDNNSSLSFKKKLTNKLVIDLLNKIDIIKDDKLNNQYNNDDNKFLVEAKPGDILYLLGVKRKNKKYLYLDQNCPLHFERIGSIYKYIFPIINEKEEIYNCTLYVDDDVSTNKKIVGNLKITFVSKSPNINDINIDVLKKYIHSDIEQKLYKLLYGEISNSVNKYAEQNVDINNTDISAIQFMNLNSDNCNNNECTEFFNNSTCSSYCGKGYRLLNGNNHMYDEQMVVPCYNGECKPEDEIEPLYIFAHTSMVFFCIIFTILILTIYNLMKAEKKNKVKDDPFTTYDSNLSKK; via the coding sequence ATGTCGAACATGTtgttgtatatattttttcttatctttttctctttttatAATCCTGTAAAGGGTGAAGGATATATTTGTGACTTTTCGTcggaaaaatataatatatattttgatgaACAGAAAGATGATGTAATATGCTATCATGAAATATATGAAGGAGATAGTATTGGAATAATTATTCCTAGATATAAAGAAGgtaatgaaaatatatatatcaaaacAAATTGTTTTAATGAAGTATCATTGGAATCATCAGGAAATAATGCATTATctatatatgatatatttaacGATGATGAGATAACTTTATATGATCAAGAttctatattttatactgaatatatatcatctattttacatataaaaaaagtgaAGAAAAATACATATCTTCATTGTGTATTTGAAAGTAAGGATGTGAATGGTTTAACTACGCATAAAGGTATAGCAAAAAttacaataaaaaatgtaaaacgtaatgataataaaagattaattaataatgatgtagataataattcttCTCTTTCATtcaaaaagaaattaaCAAATAAACTTGTTATTGATTtgttaaataaaatagatataattaaagatgataaattgaataatcaatataataatgatgataacaAATTTCTTGTTGAAGCAAAACCAGGAGATATCCTTTACTTGTTAGGAgtaaaaagaaagaataaaaaatatctttATCTAGATCAAAATTGTCCATTACATTTTGAAAGGATTGgaagtatatataaatatattttcccgataataaatgaaaaagaggaaatatataattgtacTCTATATGTTGATGATGATGTAAGtacaaacaaaaaaattgtgggtaatttaaaaattacGTTTGTATCCAAAAGTCcaaatattaatgatatCAATATAGACgttttaaagaaatatattcataGTGATATAgaacaaaaattatacaaacTTTTATATGGAGAAATTTCAAATAGCgtaaataaatatgcaGAACAAAATgtagatataaataataccGATATATCCGCAATTCAATTTATGAATCTTAATTCTGataattgtaataataacgAATGTACTGAATTCTTTAATAATTCAACATGTTCATCATATTGTGGTAAGGGATACAGATTATTAAATGGTAATAATCATATGTATGATGAACAAATGGTTGTTCCTTGTTACAATGGGGAATGTAAACCAGAAGATGAAATCGAACCTTTATATATCTTTGCTCATACATCTATGGTTTTCTTCTGTATTATCTTTACCATATTAATTcttacaatatataatttaatgaaagcagaaaaaaaaaataaagttaAGGATGATCCATTCACAACTTACGATTCAAATTTGAGTAAAAAGTAG